The following is a genomic window from Tissierellales bacterium.
CAGAACTTAAAGGATGGGGAAGTAAAATTAAAAGATAGTCCATTAGTTAGAAATACAGTTCTGTTTGTATTAGGAATATCTACAACTTTCTTTATACTAGGCTCTTCAGTAAGAGT
Proteins encoded in this region:
- a CDS encoding cytochrome c biogenesis protein CcdA; protein product: MEHMNIFVVFLEGILSLFSPCVLSILPIYLAILSGSSVQNLKDGEVKLKDSPLVRNTVLFVLGISTTFFILGSSVRV